A single genomic interval of Rhododendron vialii isolate Sample 1 chromosome 3a, ASM3025357v1 harbors:
- the LOC131319025 gene encoding uncharacterized protein LOC131319025 has translation MASTSSEAPPSSPPETPTINNSTKTKSIFSIRSYFVANLKAKFCVSKLKPVDNSHHNAAASSSATTKPNDHHNAAASSSATTKPNDHQGEDLAPSSELAIPNDLLLVDSALKNYTDHMTDQINLARDKFKELQQNSRSSERDFEELRKAIVKLKLQIPTQVNILSTTSKDDHHGGAALSPSSKLMHNDLLLVDSAFAETKEYMDHMSEKINQAHEKFKELQMLPSSPEREFDVTQKKKKREFDELRKAIKKLKVQIPSHVKFGSADSNRHRNRWPNINEAEDGMTHFFYKEPWVPFTSGYHIQRLLEAFHDLSDPLRWCLLCFFRFPPEATIKRTTMIYLWIGQGFTSWHLPRIEEDEGIRIFDELIEKGFIEPVYQNCSLVPDSCRMSLSVRSSLHNAAEGSGFTSNDTLDLDFGFVCCNPCDYGKSCLINVGEAIINCGPEIFENMKFIRSLYLGRWQNSAMHHIELANPKILHGVKNLFLLEFLSLRGISMITELPTAILELKLLKILDLRACHNLEVIPDNISLLKRLTHLDMSECYFLEHMPKSLALLSRLEVLKGFLIGDFNNNKQSCTLHDLSRLRELRKLNIYVRVKDFHRLWDFDDLKKFQGLQKLTISWGGCSLQGESSRQIQEEASMELLKQGPLTLPPGLQKLDLQCFPTERLTDWLRPAEIKELNKLYIRGGQLSDLGQSQKHQGEHWKVKILRLKYLSKLAIDWRDLRRSFPELVYLHQVECPKFTNFPCDESGVWMEKNAIYIQEQLQKYQNYSIKRFSIDRSHLFRLQFLSLRGISTITELPTVISELNLLTILDLRACHNLKVIPNNIGLLNRLTCLDMSECYLLEHMPKSLAQLSRLEVLKGFLIGDFNNNKQYACTLHDLSRLRELRKLNIYVRVKDFHRLWDFDDLKEFHGLQKLTISWGGCSLQGESGRQIQEEASMELLRRGPQTLPPGLQKLNLQCFPTERLTDWLRPAEIKGLDKLYIRGGQLSDLGQSRDHQGEYWEVNTLSLKYLNELAIDWREFRRLFPELVYLHQVECPKLTNFPCDESGVWYLFRSAQLQKYLWLTDRISC, from the coding sequence ATGGCCAGTACTAGTAGTGAAGCCCCTCCCTCATCACCTCCTGAAACTCCAACCATCAACAATTCTACCAAAACCAAATCCATCTTCTCCATTCGATCGTATTTTGTAGCAAACTTAAAGGCCAAATTTTGTGTCTCCAAACTCAAACCGGTTGACAACAGCCACCACAATGCAGCAGCTTCCAGCAGTGCAACCACCAAACCAAATGACCACCACAATGCAGCAGCTTCCAGCAGTGCAACCACCAAACCAAATGACCACCAGGGGGAAGATCTTGCCCCTTCTTCTGAATTAGCGATCCCTAATGATCTCCTCCTCGTTGACTCAGCCTTGAAGAATTACACGGACCATATGACCGATCAAATCAACCTCGCCCGTGACAAGTTCAAGGAGCTACAACAAAACTCACGGAGCAGTGAAAGAGACTTTGAAGAACTCCGAAAGGCCATCGTGAAGCTCAAGTTGCAGATCCCTACGCAGGTGAATATCCTTTCAACCACCAGCAAAGACGATCACCACGGTGGAGCAGCTCTTTCCCCCTCTTCTAAACTGATGCATAATGATCTCCTCCTCGTGGATTCGGCCTTTGCCGAGACAAAGGAGTACATGGACCATATGAGTGAGAAAATCAACCAGGCGCATGAGAAATTCAAGGAGCTACAAATGTTACCGAGTAGTCCTGAGAGAGAATTTGACgttacacaaaaaaagaagaagagagaatttGATGAACTACGAAAGGCCATCAAAAAGCTAAAAGTCCAGATCCCTTCGCATGTGAAATTCGGTTCTGCTGATTCCAACCGACATCGTAACCGGTGGCCTAATATAAACGAGGCCGAGGATGGAATGACGCACTTCTTCTACAAGGAGCCATGGGTTCCGTTCACTAGTGGTTATCATATCCAACGCCTATTGGAAGCTTTTCATGACCTCTCTGACCCATTACGTTGGTGTTTGTTATGCTTCTTCAGATTCCCACCAGAGGCAACTATAAAGAGAACAACGATGATTTACCTTTGGATAGGGCAGGGATTTACTTCCTGGCATCTACCCCGCATTGAAGAGGATGAAGGCATTAGGATCTTTGATGAGCTTATAGAAAAGGGCTTCATTGAGCCTGTCTATCAAAATTGCTCATTGGTGCCAGACAGTTGTAGGATGAGCCTTTCTGTTCGTTCTTCTTTACACAATGCAGCTGAAGGTAGTGGATTTACTTCAAATGACACTCTTGAtcttgattttggttttgtttgttgtaaTCCATGCGATTATGGGAAGTCATGCCTAATCAATGTTGGTGAGGCCATTATTAATTGCGGGCCTGAAATATTTGAGAATATGAAGTTTATTCGAAGTCTTTATCTCGGAAGGTGGCAGAACTCAGCTATGCACCACATTGAACTAGCAAATCCCAAAATTCTTCATGGAGTGAAGAATCTGTTTTTGTTAGAATTTCTTAGCCTTCGAGGAATTTCTATGATTACAGAACTTCCAACAGCCATTTTAGAGCTCAAGCTTTTGAAGATCTTAGATTTACGAGCTTGTCATAATCTTGAGGTGATTCCCGACAACATCAGTTTGCTCAAGAGACTGACACACTTGGACATGTCTGAGTGTTACTTTTTAGAACACATGCCCAAGAGTCTTGCTCTACTATCAAGACTCGAAGTCCTTAAGGGATTCTTGATTGGagatttcaacaacaacaaacaatCATGTACTCTTCACGATTTGTCAAGACTACGGGAGTTGAGAAAACTTAACATTTACGTAAGAGTGAAAGACTTTCACAGACTTTGGGACTTtgatgatttaaaaaaatttcaaggccTGCAAAAGTTGACCATATCATGGGGAGGATGCTCTTTACAAGGTGAAAGCAGCAGACAAATTCAAGAAGAAGCAAGCATGGAACTTCTCAAACAGGGCCCTCTAACACTCCCTCCCGGATTGCAGAAACTAGACCTTCAGTGTTTCCCTACAGAGCGTCTAACCGATTGGTTAAGGCCTGCTGAAATAAAGGAACTAAATAAACTCTACATTAGAGGCGGGCAACTAAGTGACCTAGGACAATCACAGAAACACCAAGGGGAGCACTGGAAAGTGAAGATATTGCGTTTGAAGTACTTGAGCAAACTAGCAATAGATTGGAGGGACTTGAGGAGATCATTTCCTGAATTAGTTTACTTGCACCAAGTAGAATGCCCCAAGTTTACTAACTTCCCGTGTGATGAGAGTGGTGTATGGATGGAGAAGAATGCCATATATATTCAGGAGCAGCTACAGAAATACCAGAATTACTCCATCAAACGATTTTCCATTGACCGATCGCATCTGTTTCGGTTACAATTTCTTAGCCTTCGAGGAATTTCTACGATTACAGAGCTTCCAACAGTCATTTCAGAGCTCAATCTTTTGACGATTTTAGATCTACGAGCTTGTCATAACCTTAAGGTGATTCCCAACAACATTGGTTTGCTCAATCGATTGACATGCTTGGACATGTCCGAGTGTTACCTTTTGGAACACATGCCCAAGAGTCTTGCTCAACTATCAAGACTTGAAGTCCTTAAGGGATTCTTGATTGGAGATTTTAACAACAACAAACAATATGCATGTACTCTTCACGATTTGTCAAGACTACGGGAGTTGAGAAAACTTAACATCTACGTAAGAGTGAAAGACTTTCACAGACTCTGGGACTTCGATGATTTAAAAGAATTTCATGGCCTGCAAAAGTTGACAATATCATGGGGAGGATGCTCTTTACAAGGTGAAAGTGGCAGACAAATTCAAGAAGAAGCAAGCATGGAACTACTCAGACGGGGCCCTCAAACACTTCCTCCCGGATTGCAGAAACTAAACCTTCAGTGTTTCCCTACAGAGCGTCTAACCGATTGGTTGAGGCCTGCTGAAATAAAGGGACTAGATAAACTCTACATTAGAGGAGGGCAACTAAGTGATCTAGGGCAATCACGGGATCACCAAGGGGAGTACTGGGAAGTGAATACATTGAGTTTGAAGTACTTGAACGAATTAGCAATAGATTGGAGAGAATTTAGGAGATTATTTCCCGAATTAGTTTACTTGCACCAAGTAGAATGCCCCAAGCTTACTAACTTCCCTTGTGATGAGAGTGGTGTGTGGTATCTATTCAGGAGCGCGCAGCTCCAGAAATATCTTTGGCTAACAGATAGGATCAGTTGTTGA
- the LOC131319028 gene encoding uncharacterized protein LOC131319028: MEILARWKLRWETWDLRVVILISLSLQVLLIFLAPLRKRVSKAWITIPIWCAYLLADATATFAVGLISSSQGHTSGPFTDPTLLAFWAPFLLVHLGGPDTITAFALADNELWLRHFLGLGFHCWAVGYAFVQSFPNHKLWIPTLFIFLAGVIKYIERTRALYLASSRIIKDSFLTYPDPGPNYAKFMDEYTSKKQAKLPTEIEIIPEPSSRSNNTGNDEAKGDDLSCLKVVQTAHKYYTTFKGLVADLIFSISQRNQSRDYFLKQTAGDAFHIIEADDLETAKEIFSARGDWILRYESRANLLCWINDVEFDESLILWHIATELCYYDPEDVQDKNDNREFSKHLSDYLLYLLIVQSTMLSNIAGIGQIRFRDTCAEAKKFFRERNVLAEEKKIVTFCKYFCCCFNKWCFKGKMELEDELLKENACRNILEVNTEVEPIAVKGDRSKSVLFDACRLAKELRKLERLERWKIISKVWVELMSYSAGHCRAHTHVAQLSKGGQLLTLIWLLMVQLGLGDQFRIREGNARAKLIVSK; encoded by the exons ATGGAGATACTAGCAAGGTGGAAGTTGCGCTGGGAAACGTGGGATCTCCGGGTTGTGATCCTCATTAGTCTCAGCCTACAAGTCCTTTTGATATTCCTTGCACCTTTGAGAAAACGAGTGTCAAAGGCTTGGATAACCATCCCCATATGGTGTGCGTACTTGCTTGCAGACGCAACAGCTACCTTTGCTGTGGGACTCATTTCCAGTAGTCAGGGTCACACCTCTGGCCCTTTCACTGATCCGACCCTTCTGGCATTCTGGGCTCCCTTTCTATTGGTACACCTTGGGGGTCCCGACACCATTACAGCTTTTGCCCTTGCGGATAATGAGCTCTGGCTCAGGCATTTCCTGGGTCTGGGATTCCATTGCTGGGCTGTCGGTTATGCCTTCGTTCAATCATTTCCGAATCACAAGCTTTGGATCCCCACCTTGTTCATATTTCTGGCTGGAGTCATCAAGTACATTGAGCGAACACGTGCTCTCTATCTTGCTAGCTCTCGTATAATCAAAGACTCTTTTCTCACATATCCTGATCCTGGGCCTAACTATGCGAAGTTCATGGATGAGTACACTTCAAAGAAGCAAGCAAAACTTCCGACGGAGATAGAGATTATCCCTGAACCTAGTAGTAGGAGCAACAATACAGGAAATGACGAAGCCAAGGGAGATGACTTGTCTTGTTTGAAGGTGGTACAAACTGCTCACAAGTACTATACCACTTTCAAAGGTCTGGTTGCGGATTTGATCTTCAGCATCAGTCAGCGCAACCAGAGCCGAGATTATTTCCTCAAGCAAACGGCAGGAGATGCTTTCCATATTATTGAG GCAGACGATTTAGAAACGGCCAAGGAGATATTTTCTGCCAGAGGGGATTGGATTCTACGGTATGAAAGTCGTGCCAACTTACTCTGTTGGATCAATGATGTCGAATTTGATGAGAGCCTAATTCTGTGGCACATTGCCACTGAACTCTGCTACTATGACCCAGAAGATGTCCAAGACAAAAATGATAACCGCGAGTTCTCTAAACACCTATCGGATTACTTGTTATACTTGCTAATTGTGCAGTCCACAATGTTATCCAATATAGCAGGTATTGGGCAGATAAGGTTCAGAGATACTTGTGCCGAGGCCAAGAAATTCTTTCGTGAAAGGAATGTATTAGCGGAAGAGAAGAAAATTGTCACCTTTTGCAAATACTTCTGCTGCTGCTTTAATAAATGGTGCTTCAAAGGGAAAATGGAACTGGAGGATGAATTATTAAAGGAAAATGCTTGCAGAAATATCCTTGAGGTTAATACAGAAGTTGAACCTATTGCTGTTAAGGGAGACAGAAGCAAATCTGTGTTGTTTGATGCGTGCAGGCTGGCCAAAGAGCTGAGGAAATTAGAAAGGCTTGAAAGGTGGAAGATAATAAGCAAAGTCTGGGTTGAATTGATGTCCTATTCAGCGGGTCATTGCAGAGCCCATACCCACGTGGCACAACTCAGTAAAGGTGGACAGCTCCTCACTTTAATATGGTTGTTGATGGTTCAACTTGGCTTAGGTGATCAATTTCGAATAAGAGAAGGGAATGCAAGGGCGAAACTGATCGTGAGCAAGTAG
- the LOC131319031 gene encoding homogentisate 1,2-dioxygenase-like, translating into MSEFMGLIYGGYEAKADGFLLGGASLHSCMTPHDPDTKTYEFSQATIACGNEARPQRIADTMAFMFESCLILRVCP; encoded by the exons ATGAGCGAATTCATGGGTCTGATTTATGGAGGATATGAG GCAAAAGCCGATGGGTTTCTCCTAGGTGGTGCAAGCCTTCATAGCTGCATGACTCCCCACGATCCTGATACGAAGACCTATGAG TTCTCGCAGGCAACAATTGCTTGTGGAAATGAAGCAAGACCACAGAGAATAGCTGATACCATGGCTTTCATGTTTGAATCGTGTCTCATACTGCGAGTCTGCCCATAG